Proteins from a genomic interval of Bacillota bacterium:
- the dut gene encoding dUTP diphosphatase produces the protein MEGLEVEVLREPGTEDIPLPRYMTDCASGMDLYAAIEGEVTLQPGERALISTGIRLAIPAGFEGQVRPRSGLANRHGVTLLNSPGTIDADYRGVVQCILINLGSEPFTIKRGDRIAQLVFARVERARLVEKSCLNETRRGDGGFGHTGR, from the coding sequence ATCGAGGGACTGGAGGTTGAAGTTCTACGGGAGCCCGGCACCGAGGATATCCCGCTGCCGCGCTATATGACGGACTGCGCTTCAGGCATGGATCTTTACGCAGCGATCGAAGGCGAGGTCACGCTGCAGCCTGGCGAGAGGGCTCTCATCTCGACGGGCATCAGGCTTGCCATCCCCGCCGGCTTTGAGGGCCAGGTCCGCCCAAGAAGCGGGCTTGCAAACAGGCACGGTGTCACGCTCTTGAATAGCCCCGGCACTATAGACGCTGATTACCGGGGGGTTGTCCAGTGTATCTTGATCAACCTTGGCAGCGAGCCATTTACTATCAAGAGGGGGGATCGAATCGCCCAGCTGGTATTCGCCAGAGTCGAGCGCGCCAGGTTAGTTGAGAAGTCTTGCTTGAACGAGACGAGAAGGGGAGACGGTGGCTTTGGGCATACAGGGAGATAG